In Rhineura floridana isolate rRhiFlo1 chromosome 12, rRhiFlo1.hap2, whole genome shotgun sequence, a single window of DNA contains:
- the DRD2 gene encoding D(2) dopamine receptor isoform X2: MLLTLLIFVIVFGNVLVCMAVSREKALQTTTNYLIVSLAVADLLVATLVMPWVVYLEVVGEWRFSRIHCDIFVTLDVMMCTASILNLCAISIDRYTAVAMPMLYNTRYSSKRRVTVMIAVVWVLSFAISCPLLFGLNNTKENECIIANPAFVVYSSIVSFYVPFIVTLLVYVQIYIVLRKRRKRVNTKRAGAHAGLNPDTEAPLKEAMNHMEEMEMATSTSPPDKTKHKPPVPSNSDLAMPAASNLRANSTLRLPVDSPLQVEKNGHTTDNPKAAKVFEIQTMPNGKTRTSLKTMSRRKFSQQKEKKATQMLAIVLGVFIICWLPFFITHILNMHCNCDIPPAMYNAFTWLGYVNSAVNPIIYTTFNIEFRKAFMKILHC; this comes from the exons ATGCTCCTCACCCTCCTCATCTTCGTCATCGTCTTTGGCAACGTGCTGGTATGCATGGCCGTATCAAGGGAGAAGGCCCTTCAGACCACCACCAACTATTTGATTGTCAGCCTTGCTGTGGCagacctgctcgtggctactctGGTGATGCCGTGGGTGGTCTATTTGGAG GTGGTTGGTGAGTGGCGATTCAGCCGTATCCACTGTGACATCTTTGTCACCCTGGACGTTATGATGTGTACAGCCAGCATCCTCAATCTTTGCGCTATCAGCATTGACAG GTATACAGCCGTGGCAATGCCGATGCTTTATAACACTCGCTACAGCTCCAAGCGCAGAGTCACTGTCATGATTGCTGTGGTCTGGGTCCTCTCTTTTGCCATCTCCTGCCCATTGCTTTTTGGGCTGAACAACACAA AGGAGAATGAGTGTATCATTGCCAACCCTGCCTTTGTTGTGTATTCCTCTATCGTCTCCTTCTACGTCCCCTTCATTGTCACCCTGCTGGTGTACGTGCAGATATACATAGTGCTGCGGAAACGCAGGAAGCGGGTCAACACCAAACGTGCCGGTGCCCACGCAGGCCTGAACCCTGACACGGAGGCCCCGCTGAAG GAGGCAATGAATCACATGGAAGAGATGGAGATGGCAACCAGCACCAGCCCACCAGATAAAACCAAACACAAGCCCCCTGTGCCAAGTAACAGTGATCTGGCAATGCCAGCTGCTTCCAACCTCCGTGCCAATTCCACTCTACGGTTGCCTGTGGACAGCCCACTGCAGGTAGAGAAGAATGGGCACACTACAGACAACCCCAAGGCAGCCAAAGTTTTTGAGATCCAGACTATGCCCAACGGGAAGACAAGAACCTCCCTCAAGACTATGAGCAGGAGGAAATTTTCAcagcaaaaggaaaagaaagccacTCAGATGCTGGCCATTGTGCTTG GTGTCTTTATCATCTGTTGGCTCCCTTTTTTCATCACCCACATCCTGAACATGCACTGCAACTGTGACATCCCCCCAGCCATGTACAATGCCTTCACATGGCTTGGCTACGTCAACAGTGCCGTCAACCCCATTATCTACACCACCTTCAATATTGAGTTCCGGAAGGCCTTTATGAAGATCCTTCATTGCTAA
- the DRD2 gene encoding D(2) dopamine receptor isoform X1: MDFPSMSLYDGNYDNQTLNGSSPGQEPPHYNYYAMLLTLLIFVIVFGNVLVCMAVSREKALQTTTNYLIVSLAVADLLVATLVMPWVVYLEVVGEWRFSRIHCDIFVTLDVMMCTASILNLCAISIDRYTAVAMPMLYNTRYSSKRRVTVMIAVVWVLSFAISCPLLFGLNNTKENECIIANPAFVVYSSIVSFYVPFIVTLLVYVQIYIVLRKRRKRVNTKRAGAHAGLNPDTEAPLKGKCTHPEDVRLCALIMKTNGSFPLHKRKVEAMNHMEEMEMATSTSPPDKTKHKPPVPSNSDLAMPAASNLRANSTLRLPVDSPLQVEKNGHTTDNPKAAKVFEIQTMPNGKTRTSLKTMSRRKFSQQKEKKATQMLAIVLGVFIICWLPFFITHILNMHCNCDIPPAMYNAFTWLGYVNSAVNPIIYTTFNIEFRKAFMKILHC, translated from the exons ATGGATTTCCCAAGCATGTCCTTGTATGATGGCAACTATGACAACCAAACCCTCAACGGGTCCAGCCCAGGACAGGAGCCTCCCCACTACAATTACTATGCCATGCTCCTCACCCTCCTCATCTTCGTCATCGTCTTTGGCAACGTGCTGGTATGCATGGCCGTATCAAGGGAGAAGGCCCTTCAGACCACCACCAACTATTTGATTGTCAGCCTTGCTGTGGCagacctgctcgtggctactctGGTGATGCCGTGGGTGGTCTATTTGGAG GTGGTTGGTGAGTGGCGATTCAGCCGTATCCACTGTGACATCTTTGTCACCCTGGACGTTATGATGTGTACAGCCAGCATCCTCAATCTTTGCGCTATCAGCATTGACAG GTATACAGCCGTGGCAATGCCGATGCTTTATAACACTCGCTACAGCTCCAAGCGCAGAGTCACTGTCATGATTGCTGTGGTCTGGGTCCTCTCTTTTGCCATCTCCTGCCCATTGCTTTTTGGGCTGAACAACACAA AGGAGAATGAGTGTATCATTGCCAACCCTGCCTTTGTTGTGTATTCCTCTATCGTCTCCTTCTACGTCCCCTTCATTGTCACCCTGCTGGTGTACGTGCAGATATACATAGTGCTGCGGAAACGCAGGAAGCGGGTCAACACCAAACGTGCCGGTGCCCACGCAGGCCTGAACCCTGACACGGAGGCCCCGCTGAAG GGCAAATGCACTCATCCAGAAGACGTCAGGCTGTGCGCGCTCATCATGAAGACCAATGGGAGCTTCCCACTTCACAAACGGAAAGTG GAGGCAATGAATCACATGGAAGAGATGGAGATGGCAACCAGCACCAGCCCACCAGATAAAACCAAACACAAGCCCCCTGTGCCAAGTAACAGTGATCTGGCAATGCCAGCTGCTTCCAACCTCCGTGCCAATTCCACTCTACGGTTGCCTGTGGACAGCCCACTGCAGGTAGAGAAGAATGGGCACACTACAGACAACCCCAAGGCAGCCAAAGTTTTTGAGATCCAGACTATGCCCAACGGGAAGACAAGAACCTCCCTCAAGACTATGAGCAGGAGGAAATTTTCAcagcaaaaggaaaagaaagccacTCAGATGCTGGCCATTGTGCTTG GTGTCTTTATCATCTGTTGGCTCCCTTTTTTCATCACCCACATCCTGAACATGCACTGCAACTGTGACATCCCCCCAGCCATGTACAATGCCTTCACATGGCTTGGCTACGTCAACAGTGCCGTCAACCCCATTATCTACACCACCTTCAATATTGAGTTCCGGAAGGCCTTTATGAAGATCCTTCATTGCTAA